Part of the Ignavibacteriales bacterium genome is shown below.
ATGTTAGTGCATAAACGGTATTGTTCGTACCTGTCCTGCCGATAAAAGTTGTATCTCCATTCAATTTATTGATTTTGTAAATTCTATCTTTACCATTTGTAGAAGCCAGCCCTACTGAAGCCCACATTTGGTCTGTAATGGGATTTATAGTAATACCAGAAATTGATATTCCAAGTGAATCAATTAAAGTATAATCATCTGTGAATTCATTTGTTTGGTATAACTTACCATCTTTTGCTGCCACATAAAGATTCCCCTGCTTATCAAAAGCCGATGCTGCAACACTCAACTGGGTAGAATAAACTTCATATGCATCACCACCAGAGGCATTTATTGTATGCAGGATTGATGCTCCGTTAGTAGCATAAAGCGGATCTATTAAAGCAAATAATTCACCTCGTTGTAGTTGAACTGATAATCCAATTAATCCTTTAATGCCGGTAGAACCAATTTTGGTACCTGCACCAGTAGATGGATTGATGGTAATTAAATCAGTATTTAACTCAGCTAACCCATATATTACTCCGCGTGTTGCCCGATTAATAACATATCCGAATCCTGATAGCCCAACAAATTTTGAAGGATAATTTGGATCATTGGAAACTATTGCAATGGAATCTGTAATGTTACCAGTTTTTGTTGGATTAAAAACCACATCAAGAACAAGTGAATCATAAGTTGAAATTGTAATTGGAAAATTAAATGAGTTTTCAATCTTAAATGAGTTAGTTGCATTGGAAATGCTGGAAATCTGGAGTTGTTGATAACCAAAATTTTTAATAATTAATTTTGAAGGGTTGCTTGTAGTAGCAATGAGCCGGTTACCAAAATACAAAGTAGTGTCTGAAGCATAAACGAAAGCAGCTTCTGAAGGAGTTAACCTAATTTGACCTACCCAGGTTCCCCAGGAATTAGTTCTTGCTGCATATTCAGTAAAAAGCCAAATGTCATCATTAAATGGATCATTCCAAATTCCATTATAATCTCCCCAACGATTTCTTTTGCTGCTATAGTCTTTAATATAATTTCCTTTACCAGGTTGCAAAGTTTTACTACCATTAAAAATACCAGTAGCTTTTTGCCTGGTTATATAATATGCACCGGCATATTCTTCCATACCTGATCTACTATAAGTAATTACAACATTCTCATTTTTATCTATTGCAACAGCGGGATAATAATACCAAAAACCATTTGCACCAATTGATACATCTTCAACTGCTTTTTCCGTTGCAACATCAATTGAAACATATCTAATGCTTGAATATTTACTATCCCCTAAATTTCTATCACAAAAAACCTGGTATAATTTACCATCACTATAAATTGGTTCATTTTTTAATTCACTACCGCCAAGTTCAATTAATAAAGAATCATTGCTACCGCTACCTCCAAGCTGGTTTGCATTTGGAGGATTATTATAATTTGCTATTGCAATAGTTTTAACTGTTAACTGTGGAACACTAAGAGCGTTTTTTAATTTATAGAGTACAAGCAAATTTGTAGGACGTTGAAATGGTGAGGAAGCTAATAAATAAAATTCGTTAGCTGTATTTTTTAACCGAGCTGGTCTTAACGTCCAGGTAGAAGAACCTGGACTTCCAGTTTTGAAATCCCAAAAATCAATCCATTCCACTTCACCTGCCGTATTACTATATAGTTGTTCTTTAATAATAACACGCAATTTATTATACTGCGGTTGAGCCTGTGTTCCAAATGACCATTGATTAGAAGTAATATAGATTGCTTGCTGATCATAACCAACAGCTTCATAATCCGCCCAATTATTTGTTTCAGTTGCTCCATTTTGTTTAGCAGACATTGCGTAATTGTACCAGGTTCCTAAAGGATTTTCATCATCAGAAACTGATACTAAGTAAAAGGATTCTTTCTTTGTTTCATCAAAATGTAACCATACCATAACCCATCTGTTACTGTAATGGTCATATATAACTTTTGGATCAAATGGTGATGCACCTGTTAAAGTTGTTGCAAACCAATTATCTGCACCAATAGTTTTTAAAGTATTTCCTGATTTATCACATATTCTAAAAGTGGAATTAACAACTAACATTATGTGGTTTGGTCCTACGGCAATGTACGGATCAGGGGGAATTGAATTTGTTTCCCGGATCCCTTCAAAATTCTTTAATACAAACGAACTATCAAATTGCGAAGCTTTATTTAATGTTAATCTCGGATCATTAAAAATTTGTAAAGGTATGGATGATTCATACAAATCTTGTCCATCTGGATTAGGAAATAATTTACGAGGCAATTTATTATGAACTGGCTTTTCCTGAAAACTAAATACAACCACATCCGCAAAAGAATTGGTAGATACAATAACACCATTAGTAACAGATCCACCTACCGGTCCCTGGTATAATTGTCCGAATAAAAACGCAGGATATAGTAAAAGAACTAATACTCTTTTTATCATTAATAGCATTTCTTCTCCAATTTAAATTTATTGTCGGTGAATAATAGCAATAACCTTAAAAAGATACAATTTAGTTTATCGTATCTGTAAAAATGTTTTCTAAAGTAAATAATAAGGATTTTATAGTGATTTGCAAATTTTCTGATTGTCTTTATCTAAAAATTATCTTAAACTCACAACAGCGTTTTTTAAAGTTTCTATATAATTTTATATATATTTGTAATACTTAAATACAATATTTTAATGCATTAAATCAAAGGCTTAATAATGCAAAGCGTTAAAATAGAATTCCTTGAGAAATATAATCAACTGGTTAAATCAGCTAACAAGGGATTAGAACAATTTCCTGACGAAATTTGTGATTATGTTGTAAATGAATTCGATTTGCAGGCAATGGTTTTGTTTAAGGTGAATGAAGATAAAAGCCTGACAGTTTTAGGGAAATCTACTTCAACAAAGAAGAATTATTTACGAGGTGCCATATTTAGCTGCACCAATTGCAAAATTGTCAATCCAAATGATCAAACAACTAATTTCTTTTCAGATCCGGAATGTGACGTATTGATTTCTGAATTTATCATTTATGAAGCTTGCAATATTTTTAATATTTCTGAAACACAAAAAGGATTTGCTAAGATTGCAAGAAAAACTCCATTCCTTAGAAATGATTCCGATTCATTTAAGTCTATTTCAGAATTTTTAAGCCAGATTTTAAGGAATTGGTTTGTTGCAAGAGGCGGAGAAGTTCTTGTTGTTAATAAAACAACATCCGAAATATTAAATTCAATTTCGCAGGATTTGCGAACACCAGCAAATAGCATTATTGGATTTGCTTCAATTCTTGGCGAAGAAAGTTTGACTTCTTCGCAATCAGAGTATGTAAACACAATTAAAAGTAATGCACATAGTTTGCTTATATTAATTAACGATCTTATTGATATTGCAAAAGTTGATTCCGGTAAAGTAATTGAAAATAAAAGTCTGATTGAAATAAAACCTTTCTTTGATGACATCCTGAAAGTATTTGATGATAAAGTTGATAAAAAAAATGTTGAGTTAAGTTATGATATAGATAAAAATATTCCTGATAAATTAAATATTGATCATCAAAAATTGCGATTTGTAATTATAGCTTTAATAGCTAATTCAGTTAAATCAACTGAAAAGGGGAAAATATCAGTTCGTGTTTTACAAGCTGATAATAAACACCTAAACATCAGAATTGCAGATACAGGAAAAGGAATTCCTTCCGAAAAAAGAAAAACTTTATTTGAACCAACATCAATTTCTATCTCTGATAATATTAAACCTAACGGAAACTTTGGTCTCAGTTTAGTTCTTTCAAAAAAATATATTCAGCTACTCGGTGGAGATATTAATCTGGATAGTACTGTTGGCAAAGGAAGTACATTTAATTTCTCGATTAATGTTGAATCTATTTCTGAAATTGAAAGAAAAATTATTGAACTTCCACCACCAACTGTAAGCACGCGTGTTCTTGTAATTGAAGATGATTATGCTACATCTAAACTATTATCCAGTTATTTAACAAGATGGGGATATAATCCAATTATTGTAAATAGTGAAGACCAAACAATGGAACTGATCGAAAAGGAAAAATTCCTTGCGATCATAATGGATATTGTTCTTCCAAACATAAATGGTTTAGAGTTGCTTAAAAAAATTCATGAGCATAAAAATACTAAACACACACCGGTTATTGTATGTTCTGTTGAAGCTGAGCAACAAAAAGCTTTTATGCTTGGTGCGGTAGAATATTTTGTAAAACCAATTAAATACAAATTTTTGGTTGAAGTACTTCAGAGTTATAGACTAAGAACTGATTCTAATATTCTTTGTGTTGATGATGATGTACCTACTTTGCAACTTCTTAAAGAAGCTATTGAAACAGCAGGATTTAAAGCAATAGCAGAAAATGTTTCTGCTAATGTTATGGATCTGGTTGAAGATAAGGATTTGGATTTAGCTATTATTGATTTAGATATGCCCCATCCAAATGGATTTGAATTAATTAAATTGATTAAATCGAATCCTAAGTTTATTCATCTTCCAATAATTATCTATACAGGAAAAGAAAATTACCAAGAAGATTTGAAAAACATTGATGGACTATTTGAAGAACTTTTAAGCAAACGCAGTACAAATATCGAAGACCTTTCCGAAGTAATTAGTAAAATGATCAATCGGTATGACACACCGCCGCCACAACAAGAAGTATTTGAAAAGAAAGATGTAATAAAAATTCTTTTAGCGGAAGATTATAAACACTCTCAAATAATTGTAACCAGATTGCTAAAGAAAAATACTTTTGAAAATATTGTTGTTGTAGAGAATGGAGAAGAAGCAATCGAAATGGCTAAACAACAACATTTCGATTTGATCTTGATGGATATGCAGATGCCGGTTATGAATGGTTTTGAGGCAACAGAAAAAATCCGACTAATGCCGCAATATAAAGATACTCCGATCATCGCGCTAACTGCTTTTGCAATGAAGGGTGACAGAGAAAAATGTCTTGAAGCTGGTGCAACTGATTATATTCCAAAACCGATTGACAGCAAGGAATTTATTGAAAAAGTTAAATACTATACTAATGAGCGCGCTTAAATTTTAACCTATTACTATTTTATAAATTCTTTTTATGGGTCAGACAAAGTTGTCTGACCTTTTCTTATTAGATAAGATGGAACACTAAAAAATGATTAACGAACATCCAAGAGTTAGATTTGCTCCAAGTCCAACTGGTTTTCTGCATGTAGGCGGATTAAGAACCGCACTTTATAATTATTTGTTTGCAAAAAATCAAAATGGAAAATTCATTCTTCGCATTGAAGATACTGACAGAAACAGATTTGTTGAAGGTGCAGTTGATAATTTGATTTCCGCTCTAAACTGGTGTGGACTTGAATACGACGAAGGTCCAGATGTTGGCGGTAAATATGGTCCGTATTTGCAATCTCAACGACTGGAAATTTACCACAAGCATGCTAAAGCATTGATTGATAATGGAAATGCCTACTATTGTTTTTGCACTACAGAACGGCTTGAAGCATTACGCGAAGAACAACAGCGGCAAAAACTTCCTCAGGCAAAATATGATAAGCATTGTCTTAACCTTAGTTCCTTAGAAATAAATGAAAATCTTGAAAACAAGACCCCACATGTTATTCGTTTAAATGTAAAACCAAACTTCACAATCGTTGTTGATGATGTAATTCGTGGAAGCGTTGAATTTAATAGCAATAATATTGACGACCAGGTTCTTGTTAAAAGCGATAGCTATCCAACTTACCATTTGGCAAATGTTGTTGATGATCATTTAATGAAAATTACTCATGTTATTCGTGGTGAAGAATGGCTTCCTTCCGTTCCAAAACATGTTTTGCTTTATGATGCATTTGGATGGGAGCGACCAATATTTGCTCACCTTCCGCTTCTTCTTAACGCAGATAAATCCAAATTAAGCAAACGGCAAGGCGATGTGGCAGTTGAAGATTATCGTGCAAAAGGATATTTGCAGGAGGCGCTGGTTAATTTTGTAGCTCTACTTGGATGGAATGCTGGCGATGATGTTGAGTTTTATAATATGCCGGAGTTAATTGAAAAATTTTCTTTGGATAGAGTGAATAATTCGGGAGCAGTTTTTAATTTGGAAAAATTAAACTGGCTTAATGCTGAACATCTGCGAAAAAAGAGTGATAATGAAATTCTTCAAATGTTAAAAGACGAAGTTCGCAATTCGAAATTAGCAATTGGCAATTATTCGGATGATTATCTTTTACAAGTTATCTTTGCAATGAAAGAAAGAGTAACGTTCGTTAAGGAATATTTGAGTAAGAGTCCGTACTTTTTTGAAGCACCAAAAGAATATGAGCAAGCGGCTGTTGCGAAAAACTGGACATCTGAAACTCCAGATCAACTAACAAAATTGCGCGATATAATTGCACAACTTGAAAATCCTACCAAAGAAGATTATGAAAATACTATGGCTAAAGTTGCGGAAGAATTGAATGTTAGCAAAGGAAAACTAATTCATCCATTGCGTTTAGCGCTATCTGGGCAAAGCACTGGACCGGGAATGTTTGATTTGTTGTTTATTCTTGGAAAAGATGAAGTCGTAAAACGAATTAACTCAGCATTAGAAAAGATTAAATAAAAAATTAATAAAACAGATTTAAAAGATTTTATTCATAACAAATCATTTAAATCTGTTTTCATCTTTTGTTATTGGTTTGCTTTTCCCCAGCTATCCTTCAAAGTTACTGTTCTGTTAAAAACCAACTTATCGCTTGTTGTATATTTTGTATCAACACAAAAATATCCATTCCGTTCAAACTGGCATCTATCACCAGGTTCGGAATCTTTTAAAAATGGTTCTACCAATGCGTTGGGAATAATTTCCAGCGAATTTGGATTTAAATAACTCAACCAGTTTTCATCACTACCAGGATCTTCAATTGTAAAAAGCCGATCGTATAATCTTACTTCTACTTCAACAGCGTGGCTGGCAGAAACCCAATGAATAGTTCCTTTCACTTTTTTCTTGCTGGTTCCTGTTCCGCTCTTTGTTTCCGGATCAAACGTACAATGGAGTTCAACTACTTCACCTTTATCATTTTTAATTACTTCTTCGCATTTAATTATGTACGCATAACGTAAACGAACTTCGCCACCAGGAATTAAACGGTGATATCCTTTTGGAGGATTTTCCATAAAGTCAGTCTGTTCAATAAAAATCTCGCGGGAGAAAGGTACATTTCGTGTACCTGCATTTATATCTTCTGGATTATTCACCGCTACAAGTTCTTCAACTTTTCCTTCCGGATAATTGGTAATTACAACTTTCAGTGGATGGAGAACTGCCATAACGCGCTGTGCATGTTTGTTCAAATCATCACGGATTGCAAATTCAAGTAAGGAAATATCCGTCAGTGCATCGCGTTTTGCTACACCAACCAAATCAGCAAAATTTCTAATTGCCAATGGAGTGTATCCTCTTCTTCTTAATCCGGAAACAGTTGGCATTCGTGGATCATCCCATCCATCAACATACTTTTCCTGAACAAGCTGCAACAATTTACGTTTGCTCATCACTGTATAATTCAAATTCAATCTTGCAAATTCAATTTGCTGTGGATGGTAAACATTAAGTGAATCAAGATACCAATCATAAAGTGGTCTGTGGTTTTCAAATTCTAATGTACAAATTGAATGAGTGATTCCTTCTATCGAATCTTCAATACCGTGTGCCCAATCATATGTTGGATAAATACACCAAGCATTTCCCTGCCGATGATGATCGGAATGTACGATACGATACATTATCGGATCGCGTAGATTAAAATTTGGTGAAGCCATATCAATTTTTGCACGCAAGGTTTTTTCTCCAGAATCAAATTCTCCATTGTGCATTCTTTCAAAGAGATCCAGATTTTCTTCCACGCTTCTATTACTGTATGGACTTTCCTTTCCAGGTTCTGTAAGTGTACCACGTGTTTGACGAATTTCATCAGCGTTAAGATCACAAACATACGCCAAGCCTTTCTTTATTAACTCAGTGGCGTATTCATACATCTGCTCAAAATAATCCGAAGCGAATAATATTCTATCCTCAAAATCGGCACCAAGCCATTTAACATCTTCAATTATCGAATCAACATATTCCTGTTCTTCCTT
Proteins encoded:
- the gltX gene encoding glutamate--tRNA ligase, with product MINEHPRVRFAPSPTGFLHVGGLRTALYNYLFAKNQNGKFILRIEDTDRNRFVEGAVDNLISALNWCGLEYDEGPDVGGKYGPYLQSQRLEIYHKHAKALIDNGNAYYCFCTTERLEALREEQQRQKLPQAKYDKHCLNLSSLEINENLENKTPHVIRLNVKPNFTIVVDDVIRGSVEFNSNNIDDQVLVKSDSYPTYHLANVVDDHLMKITHVIRGEEWLPSVPKHVLLYDAFGWERPIFAHLPLLLNADKSKLSKRQGDVAVEDYRAKGYLQEALVNFVALLGWNAGDDVEFYNMPELIEKFSLDRVNNSGAVFNLEKLNWLNAEHLRKKSDNEILQMLKDEVRNSKLAIGNYSDDYLLQVIFAMKERVTFVKEYLSKSPYFFEAPKEYEQAAVAKNWTSETPDQLTKLRDIIAQLENPTKEDYENTMAKVAEELNVSKGKLIHPLRLALSGQSTGPGMFDLLFILGKDEVVKRINSALEKIK
- a CDS encoding glutamine--tRNA ligase/YqeY domain fusion protein; protein product: MTTADNNPNEKSNEPSKKSNFIREIIDDDLKTNKREGRVHTRFPPEPNGYLHIGHAKSICLNYGIARDYNGKFNLRFDDTNPEKEEQEYVDSIIEDVKWLGADFEDRILFASDYFEQMYEYATELIKKGLAYVCDLNADEIRQTRGTLTEPGKESPYSNRSVEENLDLFERMHNGEFDSGEKTLRAKIDMASPNFNLRDPIMYRIVHSDHHRQGNAWCIYPTYDWAHGIEDSIEGITHSICTLEFENHRPLYDWYLDSLNVYHPQQIEFARLNLNYTVMSKRKLLQLVQEKYVDGWDDPRMPTVSGLRRRGYTPLAIRNFADLVGVAKRDALTDISLLEFAIRDDLNKHAQRVMAVLHPLKVVITNYPEGKVEELVAVNNPEDINAGTRNVPFSREIFIEQTDFMENPPKGYHRLIPGGEVRLRYAYIIKCEEVIKNDKGEVVELHCTFDPETKSGTGTSKKKVKGTIHWVSASHAVEVEVRLYDRLFTIEDPGSDENWLSYLNPNSLEIIPNALVEPFLKDSEPGDRCQFERNGYFCVDTKYTTSDKLVFNRTVTLKDSWGKANQ
- a CDS encoding T9SS type A sorting domain-containing protein encodes the protein MLLMIKRVLVLLLYPAFLFGQLYQGPVGGSVTNGVIVSTNSFADVVVFSFQEKPVHNKLPRKLFPNPDGQDLYESSIPLQIFNDPRLTLNKASQFDSSFVLKNFEGIRETNSIPPDPYIAVGPNHIMLVVNSTFRICDKSGNTLKTIGADNWFATTLTGASPFDPKVIYDHYSNRWVMVWLHFDETKKESFYLVSVSDDENPLGTWYNYAMSAKQNGATETNNWADYEAVGYDQQAIYITSNQWSFGTQAQPQYNKLRVIIKEQLYSNTAGEVEWIDFWDFKTGSPGSSTWTLRPARLKNTANEFYLLASSPFQRPTNLLVLYKLKNALSVPQLTVKTIAIANYNNPPNANQLGGSGSNDSLLIELGGSELKNEPIYSDGKLYQVFCDRNLGDSKYSSIRYVSIDVATEKAVEDVSIGANGFWYYYPAVAIDKNENVVITYSRSGMEEYAGAYYITRQKATGIFNGSKTLQPGKGNYIKDYSSKRNRWGDYNGIWNDPFNDDIWLFTEYAARTNSWGTWVGQIRLTPSEAAFVYASDTTLYFGNRLIATTSNPSKLIIKNFGYQQLQISSISNATNSFKIENSFNFPITISTYDSLVLDVVFNPTKTGNITDSIAIVSNDPNYPSKFVGLSGFGYVINRATRGVIYGLAELNTDLITINPSTGAGTKIGSTGIKGLIGLSVQLQRGELFALIDPLYATNGASILHTINASGGDAYEVYSTQLSVAASAFDKQGNLYVAAKDGKLYQTNEFTDDYTLIDSLGISISGITINPITDQMWASVGLASTNGKDRIYKINKLNGDTTFIGRTGTNNTVYALTFDNAGNLYGTVGSNINSLIKIDTTTGVATTIGSIGLKRVKGLAYFPDSTTGVNENKLANLLPDKFSLKQNYPNPFNPNTTIEYTIPFNAKVRLSIFNLLGEEVKQLENGEKPAGYYKIIWNSSDNFNKQLSSGIYFYRLTAVDNNGKEYKDFKKMILLK
- a CDS encoding response regulator; this encodes MQSVKIEFLEKYNQLVKSANKGLEQFPDEICDYVVNEFDLQAMVLFKVNEDKSLTVLGKSTSTKKNYLRGAIFSCTNCKIVNPNDQTTNFFSDPECDVLISEFIIYEACNIFNISETQKGFAKIARKTPFLRNDSDSFKSISEFLSQILRNWFVARGGEVLVVNKTTSEILNSISQDLRTPANSIIGFASILGEESLTSSQSEYVNTIKSNAHSLLILINDLIDIAKVDSGKVIENKSLIEIKPFFDDILKVFDDKVDKKNVELSYDIDKNIPDKLNIDHQKLRFVIIALIANSVKSTEKGKISVRVLQADNKHLNIRIADTGKGIPSEKRKTLFEPTSISISDNIKPNGNFGLSLVLSKKYIQLLGGDINLDSTVGKGSTFNFSINVESISEIERKIIELPPPTVSTRVLVIEDDYATSKLLSSYLTRWGYNPIIVNSEDQTMELIEKEKFLAIIMDIVLPNINGLELLKKIHEHKNTKHTPVIVCSVEAEQQKAFMLGAVEYFVKPIKYKFLVEVLQSYRLRTDSNILCVDDDVPTLQLLKEAIETAGFKAIAENVSANVMDLVEDKDLDLAIIDLDMPHPNGFELIKLIKSNPKFIHLPIIIYTGKENYQEDLKNIDGLFEELLSKRSTNIEDLSEVISKMINRYDTPPPQQEVFEKKDVIKILLAEDYKHSQIIVTRLLKKNTFENIVVVENGEEAIEMAKQQHFDLILMDMQMPVMNGFEATEKIRLMPQYKDTPIIALTAFAMKGDREKCLEAGATDYIPKPIDSKEFIEKVKYYTNERA